In the Colletotrichum lupini chromosome 4, complete sequence genome, CAGCCTGATCCTAGGCCGATGGGATATGGCCACCTTCATGGGCGGCGTCCTCCTCTCAGAAGCGGACATCAGACGGGCTGACCGCGGACTGATCCCCCCAGCGACGAACGGCAGGAAAGGCCAGCAGGCAACTATCGGACAAAAGTTCCTTGGATCAAGAACAGCTCGATGGGGAGCGCTTTTCGTGGCACTCTACCTGCTCTCGTACCCCGACGCCGGAGCCGAATGGACGCCCGGGTTCACTCTCCTCTCCTCGCTCGTGCCACGGTACTACATTCCCCTCTCCGGCTGGATGTTCTACCAGGCCATGGGCGCTATGCTCCTCCTGCCCTGCGTCCTTCATAGCCCCTTCCTCCGCGGTGCGCTCGAGGGACGGGTGGCGCAGTACCTGGGCAAGATCAGCTTCTCGTTCTATCTCGTCCATGGGCCGGTGCTGCATAGTCTAGGATTCTGGATCATGCCTAGGCTCTTTGAGCGTTTCGGCCGCAACCTAGGTTTCGTTGTCGGCTGGGTTATTTTGCTGAGCGTGTCGCTGTATTTGTCAGACTGGTGGTGCAAGAAGATCGATACTTGGAGTGCGAGTGTTGGACGCCGGGTAGAGAAGGCATTGAAAGACTGAGCTGGAGCTCCGGATTTTTGTAAAATTGCTTTCGTAGTTATTCCCAATGGAATAATCAAAAGGTTATGATACCCTCATCTTGATTGTTCCTGGTTACGCGCCTTGATGGCCCTCATCCGATCCCTTTTAGGCACCAAAGAGTAACCACTTTCCAACAAGCATCGTCCGTTGTATTCGATGACCGAGCGGTACGGTTCGTTTGTTGGCTCACAGTCCTACATAATGGCATGGATAGCTTGTTTTTTGCCAAGGTCGCGGGTTCGAGTCGTCTTTGGTCGTCTTCTTTTTCCTCACCTTCTACGCGTGCATGCAGTAGTGAGAGGACGGCTCATGAGGCCTCCGCGCAAATCTTCATGCCTCACCGATGAACACTCTTCCTGTACGTGGTATGTCAACTGAACAGATGGCAGGATGTTATTCATGATACATTATGATTGTCTAGCTGTATGATACAGGCTTGTTGCTACTAAATATCTTTCAGGCGACGAAGCCTTATAGTAGGGCAATACAGCTGATAGGCTTCCCATAATATGACAGGGTATCGATAATCAGTGATGACGCTGAACAATCATCTTGTTCCTCACGCTTCTCCTGCGTCGAGTAGGATGCGCAGGCTGCTTCCAGATAGGTTGATCAGGATCATAACCAACAAGGCAGTTGACCGTCTCCGCGCCCTCGCCAGCATCGTTAATCTCGCTGCCGACAGGATTCTTCCATTGCCCAGTGAGCTTGATATATCCATCAAGAGCATCAGTCATTGTCTTGCCCAGCTCGAGCGCCTTGGCAGCTCTGCTGTGCGAGTAGTACGTGAGCAGCGAATGCGCCGCCTCACGCTCGTTGTTCTCGATGAGAACTCTAGCGCTTGTCTCGACCCAGTCCACGTCGCTGCGGCTCTGGTTCTCGAAGCCCGTGAGCATCTGCGTGACGATGGGCAGATAGATGTCTGGGGATGAGCACATGTAATACAGCACGCGCTTGAAGATGCGACCGGCAAAGACGCTCGCCTCCTGCAGCTGGAAATCCGGGTTCAGGAAGCTGCCCGAGGCGCCGGTGGTGAGATAGCGGTGCTCACCGAATTCGGGGGGCACGCTGTTGACACCGAGCCACCACGGCACGAATGGCGACGAGACGGAAGTCGCAGGAGCATTCCAAATGCGCAGCAGGTCCGCATCGATACCAGCTTTCAAGCTGACGATTTGCCCGTAGCCTGCCTCGTCATCGGCGATGCGCTTGTCGCGGACGCGCTCCATCAGCTTCTCCTCGGTGAGAGGAACCATCTCAAGGGTGGCGTTCTCGAGCGCGGCTTGGGACATGAACTTGAAGCCGCCGTCACGGGCAGTCATATTCTCGCCCTTTTCGCCGTACGCGTTGAAGATGTTGAAGGGCACGCCCCCGTTGGGATCCCACCAACCTTGCTCGACGGCAAAGGAGACAATGTTTTCGGAGCCCATATAATCGGAGCTGTTGGCAAAGTCGGTGGGAAAGTCCTCAATGTAGCCAGGGTATAGAACGCGGACCTCGTCGGTCTTGAGACGCTCTGCCGCCCATAGCTTCTTGCCGCCGGCCATCTCCCAGACAACCCAGCCCTCGTCCTTGTCGGCGACCAAGTGAGTGTTTCCGCCGTAAGTTGCCTCGCCGTACTGGTTCATCAAGTCGCCAATGATTTCCACGCCCTCTCGAGCAGTCCTAGCTCGTTCCATGACGATGCGCGCAAGGTCGCTGTACTGGATTCCGTGCTGCGGGGTCGGGGTCATGTTGACTAGCTCATCGCGGTTCTGCGCCCATACGTCACGGACGGTGACGCCGTTCTCGTTAAGGCCACCGTTGGTGAGCGGCGCTGGGAAGCCCTCGAAGTCCGAGTACTCCATCGACATGTACCGGTAGGTGTGGCTGACCTGCGCAATCGTAAAGAGCTCGCCGGGAATGCTGGCCTTGTCCGTCACGCCGACGGTGATCGTTGCGTTAGCCGCGTGGTCGGCGGCGGGAAACAGCTGGAGCCAGTGGGAGGAGACTTCTTCGCCGGTGCCGCCGACCATGACGCTCCCGTCGGCGGTGAGGTCCTTGCCGACGTAGAAGGCGTAGCTAGCGGAGGCCGGCCCGGCGAGGGCCGCTATGACAACGGCAGAGCTTTGGAGCATCATCTTTGCCTGTGATTAGCGAAGATGGCTCTGAGCGAGTTGGTTGAGGTGGACAAGAAAGAGGAACTGTCAAAAAAGAGGAACACAGCCCCTCATCAAGAGGGACTCTTCTCCTCACCCCTCGCTAGAGTCATTTTTCGGCAATGATGTCAAATGGAAGCCTCCGATGTTGACTTCGGAGTCGTGTTACCCCACACCGAAATTTCCGGTATCGCTAGCGGTGAAGATAACGGGTGCGCCAAGAACCGTCATTCTGCGCGGTAAACACACTTAAATGACAATGATAAGTGAACGACTGACAAGGATCATCTTGTCTCCCTGGAAATGACCCCATGGGTTTGCAGACGCGGTCCCTTGTTCCTGGGGAAATAATGGTTAGAATTACTACGTACCGCAATTCGACTCAATCGTTGATTGACTCGGGTAAATAAGCGACTAAAGTTGCCCCATTGGAGAACATTCCTGCAAGTCATGCTCCAATAGACTCGGACTATGATTCCGCATGCACACTCTCCATCCACATGTTGTGGAAGTTGTCTCTCAGCATGTCTTCGGACCTGATTGGCTATGAGTTGGACGTTACCCAGCTGATTTCTATTTTTTCACAAACTTCTCAATACGTTTACAACCTAGGGGCCCCCCATATTTCTAGTCAATATCTAGCAACGATCCAGCAAAGGATGACAACGGCGGCGAAGTTATCAAGGTCTTGTCACCGCGGTCTTTCCAATTGGAGTTTCGACCTATGGAGCGAGAAAAGACTTCGATGTTCAAGTTGCGAATTCAAAGTCATTGATACACCCATCTTCGATTAGCCCTGTAGTCACCTGTGGGGACTGCCGGACTACTCGCGTATTTTCCAATTTCCAGGTTCCAATGCTCTTCCCACGGGAGTTGTATATCCTCTCGAAGGGATCTAGGTATACTATTCGCGATAGGAAGCATCTCACCTCGCGCTGATAGTCTATAAACACTAGTGTCATCTTCTAAAGGAGCCCGAACAGGTTGCTTTCCTACTCCCTTAATATCGTTTCTCTGCTCTCGCTCCAATCCATCGTCCTTTTTGGGACCGCCTCGGAGCCGTTCCTAGTCGAGCTAAAATCTTGTAGTGACTGATAAGCACCAATTCTAGCCTGGCAGCCCTGACAATACATAGCCTCCGTATTTCCTCTCGATACCATCCCATCAGCAATCCACGTCAGTATTTTCCAAGCTGCTTGGAGAAAAAGGAGGTCCGCAAGCAGGATTGAAAACAACATGGCACCACCGTTCTTCTGTTGAGGAACAGAGCAAAGGTATTGGCTGACAATGGTAGCGTTGCTGCAACCCAGGGGTCCCATCATAGGCTGGAACTTATCGTAGCTATCCCGGAGCGTCACCAGGCTGCTATTCGTGTCATTCGATCTGGGGGCAGGAATTTGGTTGTATCGGTCTGACCCGTATAGTTGTGATCTGGAGCCGTTCAAAATCCGTCCGGGATCCCGGTTGTGATCGTCTGGTGCCAGGATTGCATACCGGAGCCCACGATCGTCCAGAAGGAGGTTCGGTGCCTGGCAGTTGCCTAAGTCTAGGGAAAGTAGAGAGAAGAGAATCTTTGAGGAGTGAAGCCCTTCTGTCAATGCTGGAGATCCGTACCACTGctaatattagctaaaaTGTCTTCTCTCGATGGAAATTGCCTCCAAGTCCTAAAAGAAAAGGATTGACATACATCAGAATTGTAATCTTTGAGGCTTTTATCCATGTTCTTGTTGAGAATCGAGGAGTCCGTGTTTGCTAACCACCAGTAGAGGTCAAAAAACTGATCGGTGTAGATGCTAAATCAAGAAGTGAGCAAACGTGAGTTAGACAGATGAGCCATAGTGACCTACTATTCTCCTGGCTTGGGAGTGTAAGTAAATCCGCTACGGACGACATAGTTGTCGGAGCCATATATGTTCGTCATGTTTGCTGCAACTGTCATTACACCGCTCCAATATGCATTGAGCAGTCTGGTCCCCCACCACACGCTTGCGTGCGTTCCAGGATCATCTTCGATCACGTAGCTATAGGTATGATCCCCTCCACTATTTTCCTCAGTAACGAGCGTTATTATCACGGGACCGTCATCTGTCACAACAGTGCAGTCGACAGTTGCCTCCATTGTAGACTCCCCGTATGACAGCCACCATGAAGGAGCAGGCGGCACCGCCGTATCActcttcttcatcttcaGAACTATGCTTTTAGGTGAACAGCTTTCAAGAGTATTGTTTTTGTAATTCAAGCTCGACAATGAGTTCGTTCTTGAGTCCGAAATGGCCTTGATAATGTACCTAAAGCCCAGGTTTGAGGTGAAAAAGGAGTCGCCGATTGTAAACAGACGCGGTTGGCACTCTGCTTTTACATCGCTCCTCCAATTGAACGGAATCTTTCTGAACCATCTGGGATCACAATCTTAGCGTGATAATAATTACTGGCTACCGTTGCGCCGCCGACGTACTGTGCGTTTGAAAGGGCTTCGGTGCCATTGGGATCAGATGTATATAGAGGCTTCAAGTAGTATCCGTTTGCGCTCAGGTTTATTAAAGAGAGCAACACGGCGAGAATGACACCGCCAACCAGAACGACAGGCGTGAACCAGCGAAAAGGATACGGCTTGGAGATCGAGTACGAGAACCACGACCGATGCATCTTATTATTCGGACGCCGATAGCATTGCTGATTCCTTATCAAGTGATGGCTGTTGGCTTCAAAGCAGGCGATGATGTGTTTGGTCTGAACGGTGTTCGACAATCAGATGACCTTGATTTCTAGAAGTCGATCATCTACGTGCTGCCATGCAGTCTAAGGTAAGCCGGGGGCGCTTGAACTTATACTCTGCTGCTTACTATGATGTCACGAATCCTGAAGGGTAGCGGGACTCTCTGATTGGCGATGTAGACCAAGGCGAGACATTGAATTTAGGTATCAGTGGTTTCGCAACAGTGAACGAACCATGCCTTTCGCTGTAATCGCCGCTAATCTTCACCAATCGGGAGAGTCAGTCGTAGGATTCAGGATCGGTACTTTCGCTTGATAGTGTCCTAAATTTGGCTCTACTTGCAGACCCCTGAAATCCTACGTGACTGCCTAGACAGTAGCGTCTTATTTGCGTCTTAGGTGCACACAGTGCCCATGTATCACGCAGGCCTAATTGCGCTCACTCAAATCCAACCCAGCTGCGTATCAATAGACTTCGTTCGCGTA is a window encoding:
- a CDS encoding dipeptidase domain-containing protein; amino-acid sequence: MMLQSSAVVIAALAGPASASYAFYVGKDLTADGSVMVGGTGEEVSSHWLQLFPAADHAANATITVGVTDKASIPGELFTIAQVSHTYRYMSMEYSDFEGFPAPLTNGGLNENGVTVRDVWAQNRDELVNMTPTPQHGIQYSDLARIVMERARTAREGVEIIGDLMNQYGEATYGGNTHLVADKDEGWVVWEMAGGKKLWAAERLKTDEVRVLYPGYIEDFPTDFANSSDYMGSENIVSFAVEQGWWDPNGGVPFNIFNAYGEKGENMTARDGGFKFMSQAALENATLEMVPLTEEKLMERVRDKRIADDEAGYGQIVSLKAGIDADLLRIWNAPATSVSSPFVPWWLGVNSVPPEFGEHRYLTTGASGSFLNPDFQLQEASVFAGRIFKRVLYYMCSSPDIYLPIVTQMLTGFENQSRSDVDWVETSARVLIENNEREAAHSLLTYYSHSRAAKALELGKTMTDALDGYIKLTGQWKNPVGSEINDAGEGAETVNCLVGYDPDQPIWKQPAHPTRRRRSVRNKMIVQRHH